One region of Bdellovibrionota bacterium genomic DNA includes:
- a CDS encoding TonB-dependent receptor, giving the protein LFDPFHAKLLYSRAFRAPGIEQIRLGNDIQPETTDIVEAEFGWSATRRSILTANYYEILIDEPIVFSFDSVRSVDSYQNLDGIHTRGMEAEYRYTDSWGYALLSYSFYAPVGMVEPFYEVPGRDDVLLGLPAHKIVAHSSIKILGGLRVNPTLILTSPRYGFVTQDSNRDPVSRSLGAHIECNLYVVYRDLGIKGLDLGAGVYDIFNDAPSFVQPYNGGHAPLPAASREYLARVTYAWR; this is encoded by the coding sequence AGCTCTTCGATCCGTTCCACGCGAAGCTCCTCTACAGCCGGGCATTTCGCGCGCCCGGAATCGAACAGATCCGTTTGGGAAATGACATTCAGCCGGAGACCACCGACATCGTGGAGGCCGAATTCGGATGGAGCGCGACGCGACGCTCGATCCTCACCGCCAATTATTATGAAATTCTGATCGATGAACCGATCGTCTTTTCCTTTGATTCCGTGCGGAGCGTGGACAGTTACCAAAATCTCGACGGCATCCACACGCGGGGCATGGAAGCCGAGTATCGCTATACCGACTCCTGGGGGTACGCCCTGCTCTCTTATTCCTTCTATGCGCCCGTCGGTATGGTGGAACCCTTTTACGAAGTGCCGGGGAGAGATGACGTGCTCCTCGGCTTGCCGGCGCACAAGATTGTCGCGCATTCGAGCATAAAGATCCTCGGCGGTTTGCGCGTGAATCCCACGCTTATCCTTACGAGCCCGCGCTACGGATTCGTTACTCAGGATAGCAACCGGGATCCGGTCAGCCGATCCCTCGGCGCTCACATCGAATGCAATCTCTACGTTGTTTATCGGGATCTGGGGATCAAGGGGCTCGATCTTGGGGCGGGGGTGTACGACATTTTCAACGATGCGCCGTCTTTCGTGCAACCGTACAATGGCGGTCATGCACCTCTTCCCG